A genomic window from Phoenix dactylifera cultivar Barhee BC4 unplaced genomic scaffold, palm_55x_up_171113_PBpolish2nd_filt_p 000007F, whole genome shotgun sequence includes:
- the LOC103704547 gene encoding scarecrow-like protein 23: MRPKRSDREDEDRARKRQHQSGSPSGEAAEERGGGGGAESRGLRMLELLLQCAEAVAMDHLAEARDLLPEISELASPFGSPPERVAAYFSEALHVRIVSSLLGAYSPLALKSLTLAQNRRIAQAFQVYNSIAPLVKFSHFTANQAIFEALDGEDRVHVVDLDIMQGLQWPGLFHLLASRPAKMRSIRITGLGSSLELLEATGRRLSDFAAGLGLHFEFRPLEAKIGHVTDPGVFAPRDPREVTVVHWMHHCLSDVTGSDLGTVRLLKALRPKLVTVVEQDLSHGGDFLGRFVEALHYYSALFDALGDGAEMESVERHAVERQLLAVEIKNIVAVGGPKRTGEAKVERWGEELRRAGFRRVSLAGSPGAQASLLLEMFPWKGYTLVEEGGSLKLGWKDLSLLTASAWRPSEPPPPANDDGIRHHVVS, encoded by the coding sequence ATGAGACCCAAGCGCTCCGACCGCGAGGACGAGGACCGGGCGCGCAAGAGGCAGCACCAGTCCGGCTCGCCCTCCGGCGAGGCggcggaggagaggggaggCGGGGGAGGAGCGGAATCGAGGGGGCTCCGGATGCTGGAGCTGCTGCTCCAGTGCGCGGAGGCGGTGGCGATGGACCACCTGGCGGAGGCCCGCGACCTCCTTCCGGAGATCTCGGAGCTGGCCTCTCCCTTCGGCTCCCCGCCGGAGCGCGTCGCCGCCTACTTCTCCGAGGCCCTCCACGTCCGGATCGTGAGCTCCCTCCTCGGCGCCTACTCCCCTCTCGCACTCAAATCCCTCACCCTCGCCCAGAACCGACGAATCGCCCAAGCCTTCCAGGTCTACAATTCCATCGCCCCCCTCGTCAAATTCTCCCACTTCACCGCCAACCAGGCCATCTTCGAGGCCCTCGACGGCGAGGATCGCGTCCACGTCGTCGACCTCGACATCATGCAGGGACTCCAGTGGCCGGGCCTCTTCCACCTCCTCGCCTCCCGCCCGGCCAAGATGCGCTCCATCCGCATCACCGGCCTCGGCTCGTCCCTCGAGCTGCTGGAGGCCACCGGCCGCCGGCTCTCAGACTTCGCCGCCGGCCTCGGGCTCCACTTCGAGTTCCGGCCCCTCGAGGCCAAGATCGGCCACGTTACCGACCCCGGCGTCTTCGCCCCCCGCGACCCCCGGGAGGTCACCGTCGTCCACTGGATGCACCACTGCCTCTCCGACGTCACGGGCTCCGACCTCGGCACCGTCCGCCTCCTCAAGGCCCTCCGGCCGAAGCTCGTCACCGTCGTCGAGCAAGATCTGAGCCACGGTGGAGATTTCCTGGGGAGATTCGTGGAGGCGCTGCACTACTACTCGGCGCTGTTCGACGCTCTCGGGGACGGGGCGGAGATGGAGAGCGTGGAGCGGCACGCGGTGGAGCGGCAGCTACTGGCGGTGGAGATCAAGAACATCGTGGCGGTCGGGGGCCCGAAGAGGACGGGGGAGGCGAAGGTCGAAAGGTggggggaggagctccggcgggcGGGGTTCCGGCGGGTGTCGCTGGCCGGGAGCCCCGGGGCGCAGGCCAGCCTCCTGCTGGAGATGTTCCCCTGGAAGGGATACACGCTGGTGGAGGAGGGTGGCTCCTTGAAACTCGGGTGGAAGGATCTCTCCTTGCTCACCGCCTCGGCGTGGCGGCCCtcggagccgccgccgccggccaacGACGATGGCATTCGCCACCACGTCGTTTCATGA
- the LOC103719429 gene encoding uncharacterized protein LOC103719429 isoform X2 translates to MSGGEVRKVSRQDIQLVQNLIERCLQLYMNQKEVVETLSLQAKIEPSFTELVWQKLEEENREFFKAYHLRLMLKNQIMIFNKLLEKQVELMHKVCPSGVAPIPLSNGSNNSTLHQTPSCYLSERASTSSRPDGMLCNGGAVGAILNSRPAVTGIQLGNDASVLTGSMDTSTSLLSTQNSAMGRLQGINGTAIKSEPSYSSNSEFSFCTDSSFLETQPPIADPPAGSFSSSELTGQPLNDPLPDESFGFLSQIPRNFSFSDLADHFTQSTDILENYGRSPFLPAEANNFSSSPGECKG, encoded by the exons ATGTCTGGTGGAGAAGTGCGAAAGGTCTCTCGTCAAGATATACAACTT GTTCAAAATCTTATCGAGCGTTGTCTTCAGCTGTATATGAATCAAAAAGAAGTGGTTGAGACACTCTCTCTTCAGGCAAAAATAGAACCTAGTTTCACTGAACTTG TTTGGCAAAAACTTGAGGAAGAGAATCGAGAATTTTTCAAGGCATATCATCTTAGACTGATGCTTAAGAACCAAATTATGATATTCAACAAGCTTCTGGAGAAACAGGTTGAGCTCATGCACAAAGTATGTCCATCTGGAGTTGCTCCTATACCTCTGTCCAATGGCTCCAATAATTCGACAT TGCATCAAACGCCATCATGCTATTTGTCAGAACGGGCATCTACATCTTCAAGGCCAGATGGCATGCTTTGCAATGGAGGCGCTGTGGGTGCCATATTAAATAGTAGGCCTGCAGTAACGGGCATTCAGCTTGGTAATGATGCATCCGTTCTTACTGGAAGCATGGACACTTCAACAAGCCTGCTGTCGACACAGAACTCAGCCATGGGAAGGCTTCAAGGAATTAATGGGACGGCTATAAAGTCGGAACCTAGCTATTCAAGCAATTCTGAGTTTTCATTCTGTACTGATAGTAGTTTTCTAGAAACGCAACCACCAATTGCAGATCCACCTGCTGGATCCTTCAGCAGCTCAGAGTTGACTGGACAACCATTGAATGATCCACTTCCAGATGAGTCATTCGGATTTTTAAGCCAGATTCCTCGAAATTTCAGTTTTTCAGATTTAGCAGATCACTTCACTCAAAGTACTG ATATATTGGAGAATTATGGTAGGTCGCCTTTCCTTCCAGCTGAAGCAAATAACTTCTCAAGTTCTCCTGGAGAATGTAAAG GTTGA
- the LOC103719429 gene encoding uncharacterized protein LOC103719429 isoform X3: protein MSGGEVRKVSRQDIQLVQNLIERCLQLYMNQKEVVETLSLQAKIEPSFTELVWQKLEEENREFFKAYHLRLMLKNQIMIFNKLLEKQVELMHKVCPSGVAPIPLSNGSNNSTLHQTPSCYLSERASTSSRPDGMLCNGGAVGAILNSRPAVTGIQLGNDASVLTGSMDTSTSLLSTQNSAMGRLQGINGTAIKSEPSYSSNSEFSFCTDSSFLETQPPIADPPAGSFSSSELTGQPLNDPLPDESFGFLSQIPRNFSFSDLADHFTQSTG, encoded by the exons ATGTCTGGTGGAGAAGTGCGAAAGGTCTCTCGTCAAGATATACAACTT GTTCAAAATCTTATCGAGCGTTGTCTTCAGCTGTATATGAATCAAAAAGAAGTGGTTGAGACACTCTCTCTTCAGGCAAAAATAGAACCTAGTTTCACTGAACTTG TTTGGCAAAAACTTGAGGAAGAGAATCGAGAATTTTTCAAGGCATATCATCTTAGACTGATGCTTAAGAACCAAATTATGATATTCAACAAGCTTCTGGAGAAACAGGTTGAGCTCATGCACAAAGTATGTCCATCTGGAGTTGCTCCTATACCTCTGTCCAATGGCTCCAATAATTCGACAT TGCATCAAACGCCATCATGCTATTTGTCAGAACGGGCATCTACATCTTCAAGGCCAGATGGCATGCTTTGCAATGGAGGCGCTGTGGGTGCCATATTAAATAGTAGGCCTGCAGTAACGGGCATTCAGCTTGGTAATGATGCATCCGTTCTTACTGGAAGCATGGACACTTCAACAAGCCTGCTGTCGACACAGAACTCAGCCATGGGAAGGCTTCAAGGAATTAATGGGACGGCTATAAAGTCGGAACCTAGCTATTCAAGCAATTCTGAGTTTTCATTCTGTACTGATAGTAGTTTTCTAGAAACGCAACCACCAATTGCAGATCCACCTGCTGGATCCTTCAGCAGCTCAGAGTTGACTGGACAACCATTGAATGATCCACTTCCAGATGAGTCATTCGGATTTTTAAGCCAGATTCCTCGAAATTTCAGTTTTTCAGATTTAGCAGATCACTTCACTCAAAGTACTG GTTGA
- the LOC103719429 gene encoding uncharacterized protein LOC103719429 isoform X1 produces MSGGEVRKVSRQDIQLVQNLIERCLQLYMNQKEVVETLSLQAKIEPSFTELVWQKLEEENREFFKAYHLRLMLKNQIMIFNKLLEKQVELMHKVCPSGVAPIPLSNGSNNSTLHQTPSCYLSERASTSSRPDGMLCNGGAVGAILNSRPAVTGIQLGNDASVLTGSMDTSTSLLSTQNSAMGRLQGINGTAIKSEPSYSSNSEFSFCTDSSFLETQPPIADPPAGSFSSSELTGQPLNDPLPDESFGFLSQIPRNFSFSDLADHFTQSTDILENYGRSPFLPAEANNFSSSPGECKEGENRRLDSISEGVSYEDFERN; encoded by the exons ATGTCTGGTGGAGAAGTGCGAAAGGTCTCTCGTCAAGATATACAACTT GTTCAAAATCTTATCGAGCGTTGTCTTCAGCTGTATATGAATCAAAAAGAAGTGGTTGAGACACTCTCTCTTCAGGCAAAAATAGAACCTAGTTTCACTGAACTTG TTTGGCAAAAACTTGAGGAAGAGAATCGAGAATTTTTCAAGGCATATCATCTTAGACTGATGCTTAAGAACCAAATTATGATATTCAACAAGCTTCTGGAGAAACAGGTTGAGCTCATGCACAAAGTATGTCCATCTGGAGTTGCTCCTATACCTCTGTCCAATGGCTCCAATAATTCGACAT TGCATCAAACGCCATCATGCTATTTGTCAGAACGGGCATCTACATCTTCAAGGCCAGATGGCATGCTTTGCAATGGAGGCGCTGTGGGTGCCATATTAAATAGTAGGCCTGCAGTAACGGGCATTCAGCTTGGTAATGATGCATCCGTTCTTACTGGAAGCATGGACACTTCAACAAGCCTGCTGTCGACACAGAACTCAGCCATGGGAAGGCTTCAAGGAATTAATGGGACGGCTATAAAGTCGGAACCTAGCTATTCAAGCAATTCTGAGTTTTCATTCTGTACTGATAGTAGTTTTCTAGAAACGCAACCACCAATTGCAGATCCACCTGCTGGATCCTTCAGCAGCTCAGAGTTGACTGGACAACCATTGAATGATCCACTTCCAGATGAGTCATTCGGATTTTTAAGCCAGATTCCTCGAAATTTCAGTTTTTCAGATTTAGCAGATCACTTCACTCAAAGTACTG ATATATTGGAGAATTATGGTAGGTCGCCTTTCCTTCCAGCTGAAGCAAATAACTTCTCAAGTTCTCCTGGAGAATGTAAAG AGGGAGAAAATAGGAGACTAGATTCTATTTCTGAAGGCGTCAGTTATGAGGATTTTGAGAGAAACTGA
- the LOC103719430 gene encoding outer envelope pore protein 24B, chloroplastic-like: MKATVKGRYEGDKSSTFAAFAVNAGDLKLKASMTDATFVHGPSLNGLALSVEKPGSFIIDYNVPKKDVRFQFMNSVRAFDKTVNLTYTHARVDNRVGLDGSVAFDPANKVSVSYALGSGNCKVKYVYTHGVLRRTVLEPCYDVSKNSWDFAVTRKFDGGDSLRAIYQTSSKNLGLEWNRESKPYGSFKISTSFNLAEQKKVPKIIAESTWNYEM, translated from the exons ATGAAGGCTACGGTGAAGGGGAGATACGAGGGGGACAAGAGCTCCACCTTCGCCGCCTTCGCCGTCAACGCCGGCGACCTCAAGCTCAAGGCCTCCATGACCGATGCCACCTTTGTCCACGGCCCCTCTCTCAACGGCCTCGCTTTGTCCGTGGAGAAGCCTGGCTCCTTCATCATCGACTACAACGTCCCCAAGAAG GATGTTAGGTTTCAGTTCATGAACTCTGTGAGGGCTTTCGACAAGACGGTGAATCTGACGTACACTCATGCCCGCGTGGACAACCGGGTGGGCCTCGACGGCTCGGTGGCGTTCGATCCGGCGAACAAAGTGTCGGTCAGCTATGCTCTGGGATCGGGGAATTGTAAGGTTAAGTATGTGTACACGCATGGGGTGCTAAGGCGGACAGTGCTGGAGCCGTGCTATGATGTGTCCAAGAACTCGTGGGATTTTGCGGTCACGAGGAAGTTTGACGGGGGTGATTCGCTTCGCGCTATCTACCAAACATCATCGAAGAATCTTGGGCTTGAGTGGAACAGGGAATCGAAGCCCTATGGATCCTTCAAG ATTTCCACATCATTCAATCTGGCAGAGCAAAAGAAGGTTCCAAAAATAATAGCTGAAAGTACATGGAATTATGAAATGTGA